The Achromobacter spanius genome includes the window CCGCTGCAATTGACCGGCATGGAACAGCGCAATATCGACCTGGCGCTGGCCTTGGGCAACCCCGCCACCATCATCGCAGACGCGGGCCATGCCGCCGGCGTGCGCATGCGCGACTACGGCCGCTTTGGCGAAACGGGTGACAACGGCACGCGCTCGCTGCTGATCGAATGCGGCTTTCACGGCGCCCCCGAAGCACGCGGCGTGGCGGTGGACCAGATGGCGCGCTTCCTGCTGCAAGCCGGCACGGTAGACAGCGACGATATCCCCGACGCCTGGATCGCGCCCGCACAAGCAGCCCAACGCGCGCTGCGCGTCACCCACGCCATCGCCGCAAAAAGCGCGGACTTCCGCTTCGACCAGCCCTGGAAGGGCCTGGAAACCCTGGCGAAGGCGGGCACCGTCATCGGCTGGTCCGAAGGTGAAGCGGTCGTCACGCCTTATGACGACTGCGTGCTGATCATGCCGTCCACCGCCAATCTGCGGCCCGGCGTCACCGTGGTCCGCCTGGCGCAAGCTATCGTTTGATCTTGAAGAACACCCTGGCCATGTCGGCGAAATACGCCAAGTAATTCCGCCAAGTAATTCCGCCAAGTAAACACGCCAAACAAACCCGCCAAGCAAGCACTCGGCGCCAAGCAACCCTGAGCCCACCAAGGAAATCATCACGTGGCCTTGTTCATCCTGCGCAGACTGATACAGAGTCTGTTCGTACTGCTGGCCGTTTCGGTCGTGGTCTTCTTCGCGGTGTATGCCGTGGGCGACCCGATCGAACTGCTGGTCAGCCCCGAAGCCAGCCAGGCAGCTCGCGAGGCGATGATCGCCCGCCTGGGCCTGGACCTGCCGGTTTGGCAGCAATACATCGGGTTCCTGTGGCGCGCGCTGCATGGCGACCTGGGCACGTCCTTCGTGCACGGCATCCCGGCCATTGAACTGATCGTGCAGCGCATCCCCGCCACGTTCGAACTGGTCATCGTGGCCATCATGCTGACCTGTGTGATCGGGATTCCGCTGGGGCTGGTCGCCGGCCTGTACCGCGACGACTACCTGGGACGCGGCATCATGGCGTCGTCGGTGCTGGGCTTTTCGCTGCCGAACTTCTGGCAGGGCATGATGCTGATCCTGCTGTTCGCCGTGTGGCTGGGCTGGCTGCCCGCCACCGGGCGCGGCGACACCGTCACGGTGCTGGGCATCCGCCTGTCCATCCTGACCGCCGACGGCTGGTCGCACCTGATCATGCCGGCCATCAACCTGGCGCTGGCCAACATTGCGCTGGTGCTGCGCCTGACCGCCTCGGGCGTGGTCGAAGCGCGCAGCCAGGACTACGTGAAGTTCGCGCGCGCCAAGGGTGTGAAGCCCGGGCGCATCGTGCGCCGCCACATCCTGCGCAACATCCTGATCCCGGTCGTGACCGTGATCGGCATGGAGTTCGGCACCTTGATCGCCTATTCCACCATCACCGAAACCGTGTTCGCGTGGCCGGGAATGGGCAAGCTGCTGATCGACAGCGTCTACCAGTTGGACCGCCCCGTGGTGGTCGCCTACGTGATGCTGGTCACCCTGATCTTCGTGGTCATCAACCTGGTTGTGGACATTCTGTACGCCGCGCTCGACCCGCGCGTGCAGCTCGTGGCCCCCGCTCAATAATCCGCCATGGCTAACATTCCCAATTCCGGCCGCACTCGCACCGTCCAGCCTTTGGCCGAGACCCCGCAGCGCGCCTCCATCCTGAAGAAACTTCGTGCGCGCCCCACGGTGCGCGGCTCCGTGATCGCGCTGGCCATCCTGATCATCCTGGTGGTCTTCGCGCCCTACTTCGCGCCGCAAAACCCCTACGACCTGGCCAACCTGTCGCTGCTGGACGGCCGCCTGGCGCCGCGCCAGGCGCTGATGGACGGCAGCATCGCCTGGCTGGGCACCGACGACCAAGGGCGCGACATGCTCAGCGCCATCCTGTATGGCTTGCGCATCAGCCTGATGGTGGGCCTGTCGGCCGTGGTGCTGGCTACCGCCATCGGTGGCGCCATCGGCCTGATCGCCGCCTACATCGGCGGCCTGGTCGACACGGTGCTGATGCGCATCGTCGACTTCATCCTGGGTTTCCCGACCATCCTGGTGGCGCTGGTGCTGCTGGTGGTGCTGGGGCGCGGCGTGGACAAGGTCATCCTGGCGCTGGTGCTGGTGCAGTGGGGCCACTACGCCCGCATCATGCGCAGCCGCGCGCTGCAAGAGCGCCGCAAGGAATACGTGGAAGCCGCCGCCAATCTGGGCTTTCCGGCCTGGCGCATCATGGTGTTCCACCTGCTGCCCAACTGCCTGGGCCCCGTCATGGTGTTCGCCACCATCCAGATCGCCACCGCCATCGCGCTGGAAGCGACGCTGTCGTTCCTGGGCGTGGGCGTGCCGATCACCGAGCCGTCGCTGGGCTTGTTGATTTCCAACGGCTTCCAATACCTGCTGTCGGGCGATTACTGGATCAGTCTGTTCCCCGGCATTGCGCTGCTGGTGCTGATTCTTTCCATCAACATCGTGGGCGACCGCCTGCGTGAAAGCCTGGATCCCAAACGATGACGCCCACCCCGAAGCGCGATGCGCTTCCCCCTCAAGGGGGCATGCCGGCGGACCGGCAAAGCCGGCTCCGCGGCATCCCGATGGCGCGACTCCCGTGGCATACGCTGCGGGTAGCCTGTGGCGCAATGGACTACTGAAATGAGCGATATCCTTCTTGATGTGCGCGGACTGCGCACTGCATTCCATACCGAAGCCGGCGCGTATCTGGCTGTCGACGGTGTCGACCTTACCGTGCGCCGTGGCGAAATCGTGGGCCTGGTGGGCGAATCGGGCTCCGGCAAATCCGTGACCGGCTTCTCACTGCTGGGCCTGATCGATCCGCCCGGGGAAGTCGTCGACGGCGAAGTGAAGTTCAAGGGCACCGACCTGCGCAACCTCACGGAAGAGCAGATGCGCCAGTTGCGCGGCAACCGCATCGCCATGATCTTCCAGGATCCGCTGATGACGCTGAACCCGGTGCTGCGCATCGGCGAGCAGATGATGGAAGCCATCCTCACGCACGAAAACGTGTCCCGGGCGCAAGCCGAGGAACGCTGCCGCGAAGCGCTGGAGATGGTGGGTATTCCGTCGCCCGAAAAGCGCTTGAAGAGCTACCCGCATGAGTTCTCCGGCGGCATGCGCCAGCGCGTGGCGATCGCCATCGCCATGCTGAACAAGCCCGACCTGATCATCTGCGACGAGCCCACGACCGCGCTGGACGTCACCATCCAGGGCCAGATTCTCTACCGCATGCAAGAGATCTGCCGCGAGCACAACACCGCGCTTATCTGGATCACCCACGACCTGGGCGTGGTGGCCGAACTGGCCGACCGCGTGGCCGTCATGTACGCCGGCCGCATCGTGGAAAGCGGCCCGGTTGAACAGGTGCTGGAATCGCCGCGCCACCCCTATACCCGGGGCCTGTTGGATTCGATGCCCGGCGCCACCCAGCCCGGCGCGCGCCTGCACCAGATCAACGGCATGGCACCCAGCCTGGCGGGCCGCCCGTCGGGCTGTGCGTTCCGGCCGCGCTGCCCCAAGGCGATTACGCGCTGCACCGAACAAGCCCCCTCCGTTACCACCGAAGGTCCGCGCAGCTACCGCTGTTACGTGCCGATAGCCCGCGAGGCACAGCAAGCATGAGCCAAGCCGATACTCCCGTCATCGAGCTCAAGAACGTCCACAAGCGATTCGAACAGCGCCCCGACCTGGCCCAGCGCATCCTGGCCCTGACCGGCCGCCCGCTGGACCGCCGCACGGTGTATGCCGTGAACGGCGTGGACCTGTCCATCAAGCGCGGCGAAGTCGTCGGGCTGGTGGGTGAGTCGGGTTGCGGCAAGTCCACCCTGGGCCGCGTCGTGGCCGGCCTGCACCGCCAGACCGAAGGCGAGCTGCTGTACCAAGGCCGCGACGCGGTGCGCCTGCGCGGCGCCGACAAGCTGGCCTATACGCTGGGCGTGCAGATGATCTTCCAGGACCCGCAAGCGTCCTTGAACCCGCGCCAACGCCTGCGACAGATCCTGGGCGAATCGCTCAAGGTCCACAAGCTGGCGCCGCCCGCCGAGATCCCCGCGCGTATCGACCAGGCCTTGAAGGAAGTGGGCCTGGACGCCGAATACCGCGACCGCTTTCCGCATCAGATTTCCGGCGGCCAGCGCCAGCGCATCGGCATCGCCCGCGCACTGATGGTGGCGCCCAAGTTCCTGGTTTGCGACGAACCGGTGGCCGCGCTGGACGTGTCCATCCAGGCGCAGGTGATCAACCTGTTCATGGACCTGCGCGAACAGCACGGCTTTACGTATCTCTTCATCAGCCACGACCTGGGCGTGGTCAAGCACATCTCGGACCGCGTCGCGATCATGTATCTGGGCAAGATCGTGGAAATCTCCACGTCGGCCGAGATCTTCGCGCGCGCCAACCACCCGTACACTCAGGCCTTGATGGCCGAGGTGCCGGACGTGGCCCGCCGTGGTCGCAAGTTCACGCCGATCAAGGGCGAAATCCCGTCGCCGCTGAATCCGCCCCCGGGCTGCACCTTCAACCCCCGTTGCCCCCACGCCATGCCGCGATGCCGCGAGCAGGCGCCGGCCCTGAAAGAAATCTCGGCGGGCCACTGGTCGGCCTGTCACCTGAACGAAGCGAGCGCCTGATGAAACCCTCCGACATGTCCAACGTGGACCGCATCGCCATCGAAATGGGCCATGCGGGCCGCAACACCATCCAGTACATCGACGAAGATCGCAATTCGGATCGTCCGTTCAAGCTGCAAACGTACCGCCCGTACGGCTACACGCCCGACCGCCCGGTCGTCATCGTGCAGCACGGCGTGCTGCGCAACGGCGACGAATATCGCGACTTCTGGGTCGAAGCCGCCGACAAGCACAAGCTGCTGATCGTGGCGCTGACGTTCTCCAACGAGATCTGGCCCGGCGTGGAAAGCTACAACAACGGCCGCGTGTTCTCGGCCGGCGGCAACCCGCGTCACATCGACGGCTGGACGTATGCGCTGGTGGGCAACGTCATCAAGGACATGATGGACGGTGAAATCACCGACGGCCAGAACGTCTACCTGTTCGGCCACTCGGCGGGCGGCCAGTTCGTGCACCGCCTGATGAGCAGCCAATCGCACGCGCCGTTCAAGGCCGTGGCGGCGGGCAACCCCGGCTGGTACACGCTGCCCACGTTTGACTACCCGTTCCCCGAAGGCATGGACGGCGTGGGCCTGACCGAAGAGCATCTGGTGAAGCTGCTGGCCTATCCCATGACGATCCTGGCGGGCGATCAGGACATCGCCACCGACGACCCGAACTTGCCGGCCGAACCGGCCGCCATGCGCCAAGGCCCGCACCGCTTCGCGCGCGCCCAGAACTACTACGACTTCGGCAAGCAAGAGGCCGAACGCCGTGGCGTGCCGTTCGGCTGGACGCTGCAAGTGGTGCCCGGCATCGGCCACGATGGCCGCGCCATGTCGGCCGTTTGCGCCAGCCTGTGGTTTGACGGCAAGATGCCCGACGACGCCGAACTGGCCCGCCTGGCCGGCCAGCAGGTCGCCTGATCGATCCTTCCTTTTTCATTGCTGAACATCGAACCCGCCATGTCCAACACTCAAAGCACTGAACAGATCGTCGCTGGCATCCAGAGCTGGCTGCAATGCGAATCGCCATCGAACTTTCCCGAAGGCATCGCCGCCATGGCGCGCATCATCGCCGACTACGCGGCCGCCGCGGGCTTGACGGTGGAACTGTCGTCGCTGGGCCCCACCACGGGTCCGCTGCTGTACGCCACCAACCGCGCGCCCGGCGACACCCGCCCCGGCATCCTGATCCTGGCGCACATGGATACGGTGCATCCGGTGGGCACGCTGCTTGAGAACCCGGTGCGCATTGATGGCGACCGCCTCTACGGCCCGGGCAGTTATGACATGAAGGCGGGCATCTACCTGGCGCTGACGGCGCTGGCCGGCGTGGCGCGTCCCGGCGCGACGCAACTGCCGGTGGACTTCCTGGTGGTGCCGGATGAAGAAACGGGCAGCCATGCGTCCCGCGTGCACATCGAACGCTTCGCCGCCAACGCCAAGTACGCGCTGGTCTGCGAACCGGCCCGCCCGAACGGCGGCAAGTGTGTGACGGCGCGCAAGGGCACGGGCATGCTCAACCTGAACGTAAAGGGCCGCCCGGCGCACGCCGGCATGCAGCACGAAAAGGGCCGCAGCGCGATCCGCGAAATGGCGCACCAGGTACTGGCGCTGGAAGCGATGACCGACTACGACCGGGGCATCACGGTCAGCGTGGGCACGATTGCGGGCGGCACGGTCACGAATACGGTGCCGGCGCTGTGTCGCTGCGTGGTGGACTTCCGCGTGCCGGACATGGGCGCCGCCGAAGACGTGCTGCGCCGCATGCGTGAATTGTGCGCGGTGGGGCCGGACGTGGAACTGGATATCAACGTTGAACTGAACCGCCCGCCGATGGTGAAGACGGACGCGGCGGCGGCGTTGCTGGCGTTGGTGCAAGGCTACGCGGATCGGGCGGGCTTCCTGCTGGAAGACGCGCCGATGACGGGCGGCGGCAGCGACGCGAACTTCACGTCGGCGATGGGGATACCTACGCTGGATGGGTTGGGCGCTGATGGGGACGGGGCGCATACCTTGAATGAGTATGTGCTGGTGTCGACGCTGGAACAGCGGCTGAAGTTCTGGGAATTGCTGTTGAAGGAATTGGCGTAGGGGGTGATGGGTTGCGCGCGATTTACGGCGGCGTTCTATTGAACGGCGGTTCGCGCTTCACCCATCCTACGTTTGCCCCGCATCGTAGGATGGGTGTAGCGCGCGGGGTCGATGGCAATGGCGCCGGTGGCCCATCGCGCGTAACCCATCTTGCGGCGGTCACGGGTTCATCCACGGGCGGCTGATGGGTTGCGCGCGATTTACGGTGGTGTTCTTTTGAACGGTATCGCGCGCTTCACCCATCCTACGTTGAATTTTTCTATTTTTTTTTATCGCAAATTATCATGTCTGCCGCTTCCTCCAGCGCCATCGCCTACGGCTTGGCTACGCTTGCCGCCGATGGCTCCGTGCTTGACACCTGGTATCCGCGCCCGTCGCTGGCCGAGCGTACGCCCGCTTCCGGCACGCGTCACCTTACGCCTGAAGAAGCCCGCGCGGCGTTGGGCGAACATGTGCCCACGGCCTTGATCCGCGACACGCGGCGCAAGGTGGATATCGTTGCCGTGCGCACCGCCATTGCTTCGCTGGATGAACCGCCTGCCGATGCGCATGACGCCTATCTTCGGCTGCATCTGCTCAGCCATCGCCTGATCCGCCCTCACGATGCAAACCTGGATGGCTTGTTCGGCGTGCTGACCAACGTGGCGTGGACGTCCGTGGGGCCTTGCGCGGTGGATCAGGTGGATGCCTTGCGCTGGCAATTGCGCGCCACGGGGCAAACGCTGGAAATACGAGGCGTGGACAAGATTCCCCGCATGACCGACTACGTAGTGCCCAGCGGCGTGCGCATTGCCGATACGGCGCGCGTACGGCTGGGTGCGCACTTGTCAGCGGGCACGACCGTGCTGCATGAAGGGTTCTGCAACTTCAACGCCGGCACGCTGGGCGCCTCGATGGTCGAAGGCCGCATTAGCGCGGGCGTCATCGTGGACGACGGCAGCGATATCGGCGGCGGCGCGTCCATCATGGGCACCATGTCGGGCGGCGGCAAGCAGGTGGTATCGATCGGCAAACGCTGCCTGCTGGGCGCGAACTCAGGCGTCGGCATCTCGCTGGGCGACGACTGCGTGGTGGAAGCCGGCTGCTACATCACCGCCGGCACTCGGGTGCTAACGCCGGAAGGCACGGTCGTGAAAGCGGCGTCGCTGGCGGGTCGGCACGGGCTGCTGTTCCGTCGAAATTCGCAGACGGGGGCTGTGGAAACGCTGATCCGCACCGCCGCCTGGGGCACGCTGAATCCCGCGCTGCACGCGGGGCATTGATCCGCGCGTCAAGACGGTAAGGACAACAGCAACCTCAGCGGCAGCAGCATCAGCAACTGCGCCAGTGATGGCGTCACCGTCAACAGCAGCGCCAGCAACTGCGCCAGCGATAGCGTCACCGTCAACAGCAGCGCCAGCAACAGCATCAACGTCATCGGCAAAGCGACACAACAACAAACGCCAAACCCCATGCAAAAGGGCCGCTCGTAATGCTCGGGGCGGCCCTTCGTCTTTACGTATCAAGCGAGCCCGTTACGCTGCTTGCGGGACGACTCCCGTCAGGCGTATTCCGCCGTTTGACCCAACTGGTCATAGACCAGGTTCACCAGCAGATCCGAGCTGAGAATGCGCGTCGCCACGCATGAAAACACGGTCTTGCCGTTGTCGTCTT containing:
- a CDS encoding succinylglutamate desuccinylase/aspartoacylase domain-containing protein, which translates into the protein MPTSTPAVQPRPFLLACPDLSSERLGNTETPGVWHFDSGVPGKRVMLSALIHGNELCGAWALKEALAAGLRPRRGSLTLAFCNLAAFDRFDSTNYAPARFVDEDMNRVWSDDKLTVPISQERRRAAQLRPWVEQADWLLDFHSMSNSDVPLQLTGMEQRNIDLALALGNPATIIADAGHAAGVRMRDYGRFGETGDNGTRSLLIECGFHGAPEARGVAVDQMARFLLQAGTVDSDDIPDAWIAPAQAAQRALRVTHAIAAKSADFRFDQPWKGLETLAKAGTVIGWSEGEAVVTPYDDCVLIMPSTANLRPGVTVVRLAQAIV
- a CDS encoding ABC transporter permease; translated protein: MALFILRRLIQSLFVLLAVSVVVFFAVYAVGDPIELLVSPEASQAAREAMIARLGLDLPVWQQYIGFLWRALHGDLGTSFVHGIPAIELIVQRIPATFELVIVAIMLTCVIGIPLGLVAGLYRDDYLGRGIMASSVLGFSLPNFWQGMMLILLFAVWLGWLPATGRGDTVTVLGIRLSILTADGWSHLIMPAINLALANIALVLRLTASGVVEARSQDYVKFARAKGVKPGRIVRRHILRNILIPVVTVIGMEFGTLIAYSTITETVFAWPGMGKLLIDSVYQLDRPVVVAYVMLVTLIFVVINLVVDILYAALDPRVQLVAPAQ
- a CDS encoding ABC transporter permease yields the protein MANIPNSGRTRTVQPLAETPQRASILKKLRARPTVRGSVIALAILIILVVFAPYFAPQNPYDLANLSLLDGRLAPRQALMDGSIAWLGTDDQGRDMLSAILYGLRISLMVGLSAVVLATAIGGAIGLIAAYIGGLVDTVLMRIVDFILGFPTILVALVLLVVLGRGVDKVILALVLVQWGHYARIMRSRALQERRKEYVEAAANLGFPAWRIMVFHLLPNCLGPVMVFATIQIATAIALEATLSFLGVGVPITEPSLGLLISNGFQYLLSGDYWISLFPGIALLVLILSINIVGDRLRESLDPKR
- a CDS encoding ABC transporter ATP-binding protein, whose translation is MSDILLDVRGLRTAFHTEAGAYLAVDGVDLTVRRGEIVGLVGESGSGKSVTGFSLLGLIDPPGEVVDGEVKFKGTDLRNLTEEQMRQLRGNRIAMIFQDPLMTLNPVLRIGEQMMEAILTHENVSRAQAEERCREALEMVGIPSPEKRLKSYPHEFSGGMRQRVAIAIAMLNKPDLIICDEPTTALDVTIQGQILYRMQEICREHNTALIWITHDLGVVAELADRVAVMYAGRIVESGPVEQVLESPRHPYTRGLLDSMPGATQPGARLHQINGMAPSLAGRPSGCAFRPRCPKAITRCTEQAPSVTTEGPRSYRCYVPIAREAQQA
- a CDS encoding ABC transporter ATP-binding protein, which encodes MSQADTPVIELKNVHKRFEQRPDLAQRILALTGRPLDRRTVYAVNGVDLSIKRGEVVGLVGESGCGKSTLGRVVAGLHRQTEGELLYQGRDAVRLRGADKLAYTLGVQMIFQDPQASLNPRQRLRQILGESLKVHKLAPPAEIPARIDQALKEVGLDAEYRDRFPHQISGGQRQRIGIARALMVAPKFLVCDEPVAALDVSIQAQVINLFMDLREQHGFTYLFISHDLGVVKHISDRVAIMYLGKIVEISTSAEIFARANHPYTQALMAEVPDVARRGRKFTPIKGEIPSPLNPPPGCTFNPRCPHAMPRCREQAPALKEISAGHWSACHLNEASA
- a CDS encoding alpha/beta hydrolase, whose amino-acid sequence is MKPSDMSNVDRIAIEMGHAGRNTIQYIDEDRNSDRPFKLQTYRPYGYTPDRPVVIVQHGVLRNGDEYRDFWVEAADKHKLLIVALTFSNEIWPGVESYNNGRVFSAGGNPRHIDGWTYALVGNVIKDMMDGEITDGQNVYLFGHSAGGQFVHRLMSSQSHAPFKAVAAGNPGWYTLPTFDYPFPEGMDGVGLTEEHLVKLLAYPMTILAGDQDIATDDPNLPAEPAAMRQGPHRFARAQNYYDFGKQEAERRGVPFGWTLQVVPGIGHDGRAMSAVCASLWFDGKMPDDAELARLAGQQVA
- a CDS encoding M20 family metallopeptidase; amino-acid sequence: MSNTQSTEQIVAGIQSWLQCESPSNFPEGIAAMARIIADYAAAAGLTVELSSLGPTTGPLLYATNRAPGDTRPGILILAHMDTVHPVGTLLENPVRIDGDRLYGPGSYDMKAGIYLALTALAGVARPGATQLPVDFLVVPDEETGSHASRVHIERFAANAKYALVCEPARPNGGKCVTARKGTGMLNLNVKGRPAHAGMQHEKGRSAIREMAHQVLALEAMTDYDRGITVSVGTIAGGTVTNTVPALCRCVVDFRVPDMGAAEDVLRRMRELCAVGPDVELDINVELNRPPMVKTDAAAALLALVQGYADRAGFLLEDAPMTGGGSDANFTSAMGIPTLDGLGADGDGAHTLNEYVLVSTLEQRLKFWELLLKELA
- the dapD gene encoding 2,3,4,5-tetrahydropyridine-2,6-dicarboxylate N-succinyltransferase, whose protein sequence is MSAASSSAIAYGLATLAADGSVLDTWYPRPSLAERTPASGTRHLTPEEARAALGEHVPTALIRDTRRKVDIVAVRTAIASLDEPPADAHDAYLRLHLLSHRLIRPHDANLDGLFGVLTNVAWTSVGPCAVDQVDALRWQLRATGQTLEIRGVDKIPRMTDYVVPSGVRIADTARVRLGAHLSAGTTVLHEGFCNFNAGTLGASMVEGRISAGVIVDDGSDIGGGASIMGTMSGGGKQVVSIGKRCLLGANSGVGISLGDDCVVEAGCYITAGTRVLTPEGTVVKAASLAGRHGLLFRRNSQTGAVETLIRTAAWGTLNPALHAGH